One stretch of Pontiella desulfatans DNA includes these proteins:
- a CDS encoding GGGtGRT protein — MALFEGYERRIAQITPVLEQYGIGSIEECAEICKEKGVDVYEIVKEIQPLAFENAMWAYTVGAAIAIKKGQTVASDVAETIGEGLQAFCIPGSVADDRKVGIGHGNLAAMLLKEETKCFALLAGHESFAAAEGALGICRYANKARKEPLRVILNGLGKDAAHIISRINGFTHVATRFDYASGKVEVVKEKAYSKGERAEVRCYGADDVREGVAIMHLEGVDVSITGNSTNPTRFQHPVAGTYKKETVELGKPYFSVASGGGTGRTLHPDNMGAGPASYGMTDTMGRMHSSAQFAGSSSVPAHVEMMGLIGMGNNPMVGASVAVAVAISQAM; from the coding sequence ATGGCATTATTTGAAGGATATGAAAGACGTATCGCCCAGATCACTCCGGTTCTCGAACAGTATGGAATTGGGTCGATTGAAGAGTGCGCCGAAATCTGCAAGGAAAAAGGCGTAGACGTTTACGAAATCGTTAAGGAAATCCAGCCGCTGGCATTCGAGAATGCGATGTGGGCCTACACCGTGGGAGCCGCCATCGCCATCAAGAAGGGGCAGACCGTTGCTTCCGACGTCGCGGAAACCATCGGCGAAGGCCTCCAGGCCTTCTGCATCCCCGGTTCCGTTGCGGACGACCGCAAGGTCGGCATCGGCCACGGCAACCTCGCCGCCATGCTGCTGAAGGAAGAAACCAAATGTTTCGCCCTGCTCGCCGGTCACGAATCGTTCGCGGCTGCGGAAGGCGCCCTCGGCATCTGCCGCTACGCCAACAAGGCCCGCAAGGAGCCGCTGCGCGTCATCCTCAACGGTTTGGGCAAGGATGCTGCACACATCATCTCCCGCATCAACGGATTCACCCACGTGGCCACCCGGTTCGACTACGCGAGCGGCAAGGTTGAAGTGGTGAAGGAAAAGGCCTACTCCAAAGGCGAGCGCGCCGAAGTCCGCTGCTACGGGGCCGACGACGTTCGCGAAGGTGTGGCCATCATGCACCTGGAAGGCGTCGATGTTTCCATCACCGGCAACTCCACCAACCCGACCCGCTTCCAGCATCCGGTTGCAGGCACCTATAAAAAGGAAACCGTCGAGCTCGGCAAGCCCTACTTCTCCGTGGCCTCCGGCGGCGGAACAGGACGCACCCTGCACCCCGACAACATGGGCGCGGGACCGGCTTCCTACGGCATGACCGACACCATGGGCCGCATGCACTCCTCGGCGCAGTTCGCAGGATCCTCCTCCGTTCCCGCGCACGTGGAAATGATGGGCCTCATCGGCATGGGCAACAACCCGATGGTTGGCGCCTCCGTGGCGGTCGCGGTTGCGATCTCCCAGGCAATGTAA
- a CDS encoding histidine phosphatase family protein codes for MMKTILYLIRHGQTQWNAERRMQGRSDSPLTEKGIRMAERLADGFPPVDAVYASPQGRARRTAEIIFGNREIQTDDRLREIDLGEWEGRLQAELDIDDAEQHSNFWKSPHRFAPQTGETFECVHRRAAACLHDLAARHDGESIALVSHTTVIRSMLFSIEERPLADFWNPPAVYPASVSEVHVEDGQFKIARFGDIAHYGPDSRPSGAY; via the coding sequence ATGATGAAAACAATTCTCTATCTCATTCGGCACGGGCAGACGCAATGGAACGCCGAGCGGCGCATGCAGGGGCGCTCCGATTCGCCGCTAACGGAAAAGGGCATCCGCATGGCGGAACGGCTGGCGGATGGTTTTCCCCCGGTGGATGCGGTCTATGCCTCGCCGCAAGGGCGCGCGCGGCGCACGGCGGAAATCATTTTTGGAAACCGGGAAATCCAAACCGACGACCGGCTACGGGAAATCGATCTCGGCGAGTGGGAAGGGCGCTTGCAGGCCGAGTTGGATATCGACGATGCCGAACAGCATTCCAACTTTTGGAAGTCGCCGCATCGGTTCGCTCCGCAAACCGGCGAAACCTTTGAGTGCGTGCACCGGAGGGCGGCGGCCTGCCTGCACGATCTTGCGGCAAGGCATGATGGCGAATCCATTGCCCTCGTTTCGCACACGACCGTCATTCGCTCCATGCTCTTTTCGATCGAAGAGCGCCCCCTGGCTGATTTCTGGAACCCGCCCGCCGTCTATCCGGCCAGCGTCAGCGAGGTGCACGTCGAGGATGGGCAATTCAAGATCGCCCGCTTCGGCGACATTGCCCACTACGGCCCGGACAGCCGGCCCTCGGGAGCCTACTAG
- a CDS encoding C39 family peptidase: MRFIASICILLLPAALPAYSRTWTSTDGKEVEAEVVTVNANQTVALRTHSGRTITVPFNTFAAADVEHLEYLLSRKGRGPLHAVPWNELNQLFGIEIWQDDNLWDDATAETANRMGLAKESKTDFMENHRAYPLGEAKVLKEPVYTTVLYGGTEHVASISFVFANQGDMPIPNGQISPGLIEQMAVKIEESGEHVHNVLEPVLGEPKRDTLGKGDMREKVWRWDWNEHAIMLTVAEGKYAALRIMPADRADRAGRVEKITEAELKKRMASCVERHENGDVVIRNIPMIDQGPKGYCSPATWERYLRYMDIPADMYLLALAGNTGVGGGTYAHQMMAATKSLISANGRELEPIGNSLAPQNIAEYIDQGLPIMWRFMSTSDLQFAANRNTAERKGQKIKEKNVPSSGYGGHICLVIGYNERTGEAAISDSWGPKYAERWIKVGEVGSQNYQYGSMNVIKW, translated from the coding sequence ATGAGATTCATAGCTTCCATTTGCATCCTACTCTTGCCGGCCGCCCTGCCGGCCTATTCCAGAACCTGGACGAGCACGGACGGGAAAGAGGTCGAGGCGGAGGTGGTGACAGTGAATGCCAACCAAACCGTGGCCTTGCGAACCCACTCGGGAAGAACCATCACGGTGCCCTTCAACACCTTCGCCGCGGCGGACGTGGAGCATCTGGAATATTTGCTCTCCCGCAAGGGGCGCGGCCCGCTGCACGCCGTTCCGTGGAACGAACTCAACCAGCTCTTCGGCATCGAGATCTGGCAGGACGACAACCTCTGGGACGATGCCACCGCCGAGACCGCCAATCGCATGGGACTGGCCAAGGAATCGAAGACCGACTTCATGGAAAACCACCGCGCCTATCCGCTCGGCGAAGCGAAGGTGCTCAAGGAGCCCGTCTACACCACCGTCCTCTATGGCGGGACGGAACATGTTGCCAGCATCTCGTTCGTCTTCGCCAACCAGGGCGACATGCCGATCCCCAACGGCCAGATCAGCCCCGGCCTCATCGAGCAAATGGCCGTCAAGATCGAGGAAAGCGGCGAGCATGTGCACAACGTGCTCGAACCCGTGCTCGGCGAACCCAAGCGCGACACCCTCGGCAAGGGCGATATGCGCGAGAAGGTCTGGCGCTGGGACTGGAACGAACACGCCATCATGCTCACCGTCGCCGAAGGCAAATATGCCGCCCTGCGCATCATGCCCGCCGACCGCGCCGACCGCGCAGGCCGCGTTGAGAAGATCACGGAAGCCGAGTTGAAAAAGCGCATGGCCTCCTGCGTCGAGCGGCACGAAAACGGCGATGTGGTCATCAGGAACATTCCAATGATCGACCAAGGGCCCAAGGGCTACTGCTCGCCCGCCACCTGGGAGCGCTATTTGCGCTACATGGACATACCGGCGGATATGTACCTGCTGGCGCTGGCCGGCAACACCGGCGTCGGCGGCGGAACCTACGCCCACCAAATGATGGCCGCCACCAAATCGCTCATCTCCGCCAACGGCCGCGAGCTCGAACCCATCGGCAACTCGCTTGCGCCCCAAAACATTGCCGAATACATCGACCAGGGCCTGCCGATCATGTGGCGCTTCATGAGCACCTCCGACCTCCAGTTCGCCGCCAACCGGAACACGGCCGAACGCAAGGGCCAGAAGATCAAGGAAAAGAATGTGCCGTCCAGCGGCTACGGCGGGCATATCTGCCTCGTCATCGGCTACAACGAGCGGACCGGCGAAGCCGCCATCTCCGACAGCTGGGGCCCCAAATATGCCGAACGCTGGATCAAGGTCGGCGAGGTCGGCAGCCAAAACTACCAATACGGATCGATGAACGTCATCAAGTGGTAG
- a CDS encoding site-specific integrase, with the protein MKEQIVVKGRLERRKESKWWYGVYSIDKTRYAKNLRVEIRGTPPSETEEHGSVHFEKSKSEAESELRNLLKSINSDKSAEEIAQAVHQARTGGRRVKVYKLSELPDLWINMPRNKPVSDLHRQTTLAWIEGFISYCSEHWPNITKLDHLSNDHARQYMQHQEERGISPRTWNAILGALKAACKRGQCTAFNDLRQKQSETVHRVPYSPEELKAIFDVAKSDVLLYPLVVTAACTAMRRGDCCKLKWTSVDLDEGFITVSTSKTGRRVDIPIADMFRDAISHELNNGSEFVFPALAAQYDRNAKVLTDRLRKVLAKIGYYSDDYVPLRELDDIESSDLIRMAEVYFSSVPTENKRENARRMLIAYLGGLSLCKAATAVGISKATGSAYLNEIERATGLAFIRGKKIPVSEQKTSRLGDVHLERKNGLRRASVRDFHSFRTTWITLALCSGIPFELVQQVTGHATAEIVLEHYFKPQRAQLKAALEKSMPSLLTAGNVNPVDRLPDLLRSMSSTNWCEIRDEALDILGCS; encoded by the coding sequence ATGAAAGAGCAGATCGTGGTCAAGGGGCGCCTTGAGCGTCGCAAAGAATCCAAATGGTGGTACGGGGTATACTCAATCGATAAAACGCGTTATGCCAAAAACCTGCGAGTTGAGATCCGAGGAACACCTCCGAGTGAAACGGAGGAGCATGGCTCTGTTCATTTCGAAAAATCAAAATCAGAGGCGGAGTCTGAGCTCCGCAATCTGCTTAAATCAATCAATAGCGATAAGAGTGCAGAGGAGATCGCTCAGGCGGTTCATCAGGCTCGTACTGGCGGGAGACGGGTCAAGGTTTACAAACTGAGTGAGTTGCCAGATTTGTGGATTAATATGCCGAGAAATAAACCGGTATCGGATCTGCACCGCCAAACGACCCTGGCCTGGATCGAAGGGTTTATTTCATACTGCAGTGAGCATTGGCCGAATATTACGAAACTTGATCACCTGTCTAACGACCATGCGCGTCAATACATGCAGCACCAGGAGGAGCGTGGGATCAGCCCGAGAACCTGGAATGCGATCCTGGGGGCTTTGAAAGCAGCTTGCAAGCGAGGGCAGTGCACTGCATTTAACGATTTGAGGCAGAAGCAGAGCGAGACCGTGCATCGTGTTCCATATTCTCCAGAAGAGCTGAAAGCCATCTTTGATGTGGCTAAATCCGATGTGCTTTTATACCCCCTCGTTGTGACTGCAGCCTGTACGGCTATGCGCAGGGGTGACTGCTGTAAGCTGAAATGGACCAGTGTAGATTTGGACGAGGGGTTCATCACAGTGAGTACGTCGAAGACTGGACGCAGGGTGGATATTCCGATAGCAGATATGTTCCGTGACGCGATTTCTCACGAGCTGAACAATGGGTCTGAATTCGTTTTTCCGGCGTTGGCAGCTCAATACGACCGAAATGCAAAGGTGCTTACGGATCGTTTACGAAAAGTTTTAGCTAAAATTGGGTATTATAGCGACGATTATGTGCCGCTACGGGAGCTTGATGATATAGAATCTTCTGACCTTATTAGGATGGCCGAGGTCTATTTTTCATCCGTTCCTACGGAGAATAAGCGAGAGAATGCTCGGAGGATGTTGATTGCCTATCTCGGTGGGTTATCTCTGTGCAAGGCAGCTACGGCCGTTGGCATAAGCAAGGCAACCGGATCAGCATACCTGAATGAAATAGAGCGCGCTACGGGGCTGGCTTTCATTCGGGGAAAAAAAATTCCTGTCAGCGAACAGAAAACTTCACGGTTGGGTGACGTTCATTTGGAACGTAAAAATGGTCTCAGAAGGGCTTCTGTTCGGGACTTCCACTCTTTTAGGACAACGTGGATTACGCTTGCACTTTGCTCCGGGATTCCATTTGAGCTAGTTCAGCAGGTCACGGGTCATGCTACAGCTGAAATCGTGCTGGAACATTATTTCAAACCGCAGCGAGCTCAGCTTAAAGCGGCTCTAGAAAAATCTATGCCTAGTCTTTTAACAGCGGGAAACGTCAACCCAGTTGATCGCCTACCTGATCTTCTGCGGAGCATGAGTTCAACGAATTGGTGTGAGATTCGTGATGAAGCATTAGATATTTTGGGGTGTTCTTGA
- the istB gene encoding IS21-like element helper ATPase IstB — protein MSTKTPSHVLLEHYLKTLKLPSVLREHRKMASVCQAERADYSTYLLRLIEQEIHDREQRAAERRLKSARFPVVKTLDSFRFEEQPSINQPLVRELAHGEFIKERENVLLIGNSGTGKTHLATALAFAACQMGFKVRFFGVTALVTQLLERREERQLDRFFKQLERSDLLVLDELGYVPFSKLGAELLFEVVSRAYERTSVVVTTNLPFESWTEVLGSQRLTGALLDRLTHRVHILEANGESFRLQDSLRRRGQRQKTKKP, from the coding sequence ATGAGCACGAAGACCCCGTCGCATGTACTGCTCGAGCACTACCTTAAAACGCTGAAGCTGCCGAGTGTCCTGCGGGAGCACCGCAAGATGGCCTCGGTCTGCCAGGCCGAACGGGCCGATTACTCGACCTATTTGCTGCGGCTCATCGAACAGGAGATTCACGACCGGGAACAACGGGCCGCCGAACGCCGCCTCAAGTCCGCCCGTTTCCCCGTTGTGAAAACCCTCGACAGCTTCCGGTTCGAGGAGCAGCCCTCGATCAACCAGCCGCTGGTGAGGGAACTAGCCCATGGCGAGTTTATCAAGGAGCGGGAGAACGTGCTGCTGATCGGCAACAGCGGAACCGGAAAAACCCACCTCGCCACCGCCCTGGCCTTCGCCGCCTGCCAGATGGGCTTCAAGGTGCGGTTCTTCGGCGTCACCGCCCTGGTCACGCAGTTGCTCGAACGCCGGGAGGAAAGGCAGCTTGACCGGTTCTTCAAGCAACTCGAGCGCTCCGACCTGCTCGTGCTCGATGAACTCGGCTACGTTCCGTTCTCCAAGCTGGGGGCAGAACTGCTTTTCGAAGTCGTCAGCCGGGCCTACGAACGCACCAGCGTCGTGGTCACCACGAACCTGCCCTTCGAATCATGGACGGAGGTGCTGGGCTCGCAGCGGCTCACTGGCGCTTTACTCGATCGATTGACCCACCGGGTCCATATCCTCGAAGCCAATGGTGAAAGTTTCAGGCTGCAGGACTCATTGCGCCGCCGGGGACAACGGCAGAAAACAAAGAAACCGTAG
- a CDS encoding Mu transposase domain-containing protein, which produces MRQYSVPVRYAHYETVVKGYIDRIVVCRGDECIAEHPRLWGKAGVHLNPVHYLALLERKPGGLDHARPLEDWKLPSCFRDLRSRLEADLDGEGTREYIKVLRLLEKHSPKELARAVEQGLRCGASSRDAIAQFLIPRPEWRCTRFSLDGHEHLREVQVDCVDVADYNRLLGQEVGA; this is translated from the coding sequence TTGCGGCAATATTCGGTGCCCGTGCGCTACGCCCACTACGAAACGGTGGTCAAGGGCTATATCGACCGGATTGTGGTCTGCCGGGGCGATGAATGCATCGCCGAACATCCCCGGTTGTGGGGCAAGGCCGGCGTCCATCTCAACCCCGTGCACTATCTCGCACTGCTCGAACGCAAGCCCGGCGGGCTCGACCACGCCCGGCCATTGGAAGACTGGAAACTGCCATCCTGCTTTCGGGATCTGCGCAGCAGGCTGGAGGCCGATCTCGATGGCGAAGGAACCCGGGAGTACATCAAGGTGCTGCGTCTGCTCGAAAAGCATTCACCCAAGGAACTGGCCCGGGCCGTTGAGCAGGGGCTGCGTTGCGGGGCCTCCTCCCGAGACGCCATTGCCCAGTTCCTCATTCCCCGGCCGGAATGGCGATGCACCCGGTTCAGCCTCGACGGCCATGAGCATCTACGAGAGGTCCAGGTGGACTGCGTCGATGTGGCCGACTACAACCGTCTGCTCGGACAGGAGGTGGGCGCATGA
- a CDS encoding Hsp70 family protein: MNEPVIIEGGVLPPLSIITRDVTAHAIGVTVLKESDGELYNAVILKKGIPFPSHDNTDRFKLAERGQTDVVIEILQGPPGARRDDCLVLGKFELNGLSKVTDPNREHEILITMQLNKDGILTARARDSIDGLEADLQVEYTNKAT; encoded by the coding sequence GTGAATGAGCCGGTTATTATCGAAGGTGGCGTGCTTCCGCCTCTCTCTATTATCACCCGTGATGTCACGGCGCACGCCATTGGGGTCACTGTTCTCAAGGAATCTGACGGAGAGCTGTATAACGCAGTGATACTGAAAAAGGGCATCCCGTTTCCATCTCATGACAATACCGACAGGTTCAAGCTGGCAGAGCGAGGGCAGACAGATGTTGTTATCGAAATTTTGCAGGGTCCGCCTGGCGCAAGACGCGACGATTGCCTTGTTCTTGGCAAGTTCGAACTCAATGGGTTGAGCAAGGTGACCGATCCGAATCGCGAACATGAAATCCTGATCACGATGCAGTTGAACAAAGATGGAATCCTTACTGCCAGGGCGCGAGATTCGATCGATGGCCTAGAAGCAGACCTGCAGGTTGAATACACCAATAAGGCAACCTAG
- a CDS encoding vWA domain-containing protein, producing the protein MEKSFHNFATTIQKPTGQVCTLLVVDVSPSMEASDYPPSRLMAAIAAIIDLLGIKLERHPDDYVGIVKFSGSASIVQPPLPVGSQYEVLKRAALNGLTVGGYTNIAAGLKCAADALSQHCPVPDRKGGAIKEFFLGSDQGAAPGGVSELKSGIQGHIILLTDGDHNCPGFPRDWGGRLKDSGVVIDCIGIGGSSSDVNECLLKDIASIDESGRPRYRFIDDRDALLMEFREMAKAGYLRKA; encoded by the coding sequence ATGGAAAAATCATTTCATAATTTCGCAACTACAATTCAAAAACCTACGGGGCAGGTTTGTACTTTACTTGTTGTTGATGTTTCGCCGTCTATGGAAGCCTCGGATTATCCTCCAAGCAGGCTTATGGCTGCGATTGCAGCGATTATTGATCTGTTGGGAATAAAGCTCGAACGCCACCCCGATGATTATGTGGGTATTGTTAAATTCAGTGGTTCAGCAAGCATTGTTCAGCCGCCGCTTCCTGTCGGCTCTCAATACGAGGTTCTGAAGCGTGCGGCTCTTAATGGACTGACAGTCGGAGGGTATACCAACATTGCTGCGGGATTGAAGTGTGCGGCAGATGCATTAAGTCAGCATTGCCCGGTGCCTGACCGAAAGGGGGGAGCCATAAAGGAATTCTTTCTTGGCTCCGACCAGGGCGCGGCACCGGGTGGCGTATCTGAACTAAAGTCCGGTATTCAGGGGCATATTATTTTGCTAACGGATGGCGATCACAACTGCCCCGGATTTCCTCGTGACTGGGGGGGGCGCCTGAAGGACTCCGGTGTTGTTATCGATTGCATCGGTATCGGAGGAAGTTCTTCCGATGTTAACGAATGCTTGCTCAAGGACATTGCATCGATAGATGAGTCCGGCCGCCCGCGTTATCGCTTTATAGACGACCGCGATGCACTGCTGATGGAGTTCCGTGAAATGGCAAAGGCCGGCTATTTACGCAAGGCATAA
- a CDS encoding DUF2905 family protein, which translates to MFFVAFLICKRFIPWFGSLPGDIEIRKENLYVAIPIVSCLLLSIVLSVLASIVRRF; encoded by the coding sequence GTGTTCTTCGTTGCATTCCTCATCTGCAAACGATTTATCCCTTGGTTTGGTAGCCTTCCGGGGGATATCGAGATCAGGAAAGAAAACCTCTATGTGGCAATACCTATTGTGAGCTGCCTGCTGCTGAGCATTGTCCTCTCTGTGCTTGCTTCAATTGTCCGCCGGTTTTGA
- a CDS encoding glucose-1-phosphate adenylyltransferase, whose protein sequence is MKVVGLILGGGAGSRLQPLTRDRSKPAVPIAGKYRLVDIPISNCINSGIRNVFLLTQFNSVSLHQHIGAVYRFDQFSGGHVRILAAEQTPDSAGWFQGTADAVRRSMRYFKDDRPDVVVILSGDQLYRMDLKSVIQSHVDNKADLTISTKPVPRGEAESLGIMQVNKQGRIVRFSEKPGDTVLLDQLKAPLYDDELYLASMGIYVFNMDVLEDLLCNNDETDFGKHIIPGAIDSHKVYSYIFNGYWEDVGTIRSFWAANLALTDPLPQFSFYDMRAVIYTRMRYLPPSKINQCDLSRCLLSDGCIISGKRIDHAVVGLRALVGEGSVVEDSILMGADFYEHGVIEHPSGIPMGIGKNCVVKNAIIDKNVRIGDNVVISPENKPADEHSELYWIRDGIMVIPKNTVIPSGTVL, encoded by the coding sequence ATGAAGGTAGTTGGATTGATTTTGGGAGGTGGGGCCGGTAGTCGGTTGCAACCCTTGACGCGCGATCGTTCGAAGCCGGCGGTTCCGATTGCCGGTAAATACCGATTGGTTGATATCCCCATCAGCAATTGCATCAATAGCGGGATTCGAAATGTCTTCCTGCTAACCCAGTTCAACAGTGTGTCGTTGCATCAGCATATCGGCGCGGTTTATCGGTTTGATCAGTTCAGCGGAGGACATGTGCGGATTTTGGCGGCGGAGCAAACGCCCGATTCGGCCGGTTGGTTCCAGGGCACGGCGGATGCCGTCCGGCGTTCGATGCGGTATTTCAAGGACGACCGGCCCGATGTGGTTGTGATTCTTTCGGGTGATCAGCTCTACCGGATGGATTTGAAGTCGGTTATTCAGTCGCATGTGGACAACAAGGCCGATTTGACGATCAGCACCAAGCCGGTTCCGCGAGGGGAGGCTGAGAGTCTGGGAATTATGCAGGTCAATAAGCAGGGAAGGATTGTTCGTTTTTCCGAAAAGCCCGGCGATACGGTCTTGCTGGATCAGTTGAAAGCGCCACTTTATGACGATGAGCTGTACCTGGCGAGCATGGGCATTTATGTCTTCAACATGGATGTCTTGGAAGATTTGCTTTGTAACAACGATGAAACCGATTTCGGCAAGCACATCATTCCGGGGGCAATCGATAGCCATAAGGTATATAGCTATATCTTTAATGGTTATTGGGAAGATGTTGGTACCATCCGTTCGTTCTGGGCGGCCAATTTGGCCTTGACCGATCCATTGCCCCAGTTTTCGTTCTATGACATGAGGGCCGTTATCTATACCCGCATGCGCTATCTGCCGCCCTCGAAAATCAACCAGTGCGACCTGAGCCGCTGCTTGCTTTCGGATGGCTGCATCATTTCGGGGAAACGGATCGATCACGCGGTGGTTGGCCTGCGCGCCTTGGTGGGCGAGGGATCGGTGGTGGAGGATTCGATCCTGATGGGGGCGGATTTCTACGAGCACGGAGTGATTGAGCATCCATCCGGAATTCCGATGGGCATCGGGAAGAACTGCGTGGTGAAGAATGCCATCATCGATAAGAATGTGCGGATTGGCGACAACGTGGTTATTTCGCCGGAAAACAAGCCGGCCGACGAGCACTCCGAGCTTTATTGGATACGCGACGGCATCATGGTGATTCCCAAGAACACCGTGATTCCTTCCGGGACGGTGCTGTAG
- the aat gene encoding leucyl/phenylalanyl-tRNA--protein transferase, with translation MLSRFYDAQVWCQSKLFPPPPKGAFPPIWLTTRKPPYGLLARGGELTEESLLLAYSKGVFPFTDRGSVNWWSCDPRMVLFPEKMKFNRRFRQQLRSDRFSVTFDTAFEQVVNACAERESTWLNPERIAICNALHEKGYSHSVEVWSQEGLLVGGVFGTDMGKILIGESSFHREPSASKIAIVTLACHLQHWGYHAFDIGGYQAYCEAMGFENIPRKEYLAWLKKGTTDGRKTGKWRVDPGVDVAAWKPGEPGSQVARRDDI, from the coding sequence ATGTTGTCCCGTTTCTACGACGCCCAGGTGTGGTGCCAGAGCAAACTTTTCCCTCCGCCGCCGAAGGGCGCGTTCCCGCCGATCTGGCTAACGACCCGCAAGCCGCCCTATGGTCTGCTGGCGAGGGGAGGGGAGCTGACGGAGGAATCGTTGCTCCTGGCCTATTCCAAGGGTGTTTTTCCTTTTACGGACAGGGGGTCGGTCAACTGGTGGTCGTGCGATCCGCGCATGGTGCTGTTTCCGGAAAAAATGAAATTTAACCGGCGCTTTCGCCAACAACTTCGGTCCGACCGCTTTTCGGTCACGTTCGATACCGCATTCGAGCAGGTCGTGAATGCCTGCGCCGAACGGGAATCCACCTGGCTGAATCCCGAAAGGATTGCCATTTGCAACGCCCTGCATGAAAAGGGATATTCGCATTCCGTGGAGGTGTGGAGTCAGGAGGGGCTGCTGGTTGGCGGGGTTTTCGGCACCGACATGGGCAAAATCCTGATTGGCGAGTCCAGTTTCCACCGCGAACCCAGCGCCAGCAAAATCGCGATCGTGACGCTGGCCTGCCATCTCCAGCACTGGGGCTACCACGCTTTCGATATCGGCGGCTACCAGGCCTACTGCGAAGCGATGGGTTTTGAGAATATTCCGCGCAAGGAATACCTCGCGTGGTTGAAAAAAGGCACGACCGATGGAAGAAAAACCGGAAAATGGAGGGTTGATCCCGGGGTGGATGTTGCTGCATGGAAACCGGGGGAGCCGGGAAGCCAGGTGGCTCGTCGGGATGATATTTAG
- a CDS encoding formylglycine-generating enzyme family protein, with protein sequence MKYPLMFGVVALATAFMVVTSDADVFGSGANQFSIDFVDIGYAGNVADATTGLGAVGYDFRIGTYEITIDQFTRADAASSGAIGNGNENYYIAAGGDAPASAMSWQEAARFANWLTSGDINVGVYQLSGDTLQGINRSYRNSSGVAYMMPSEDEWFKAAYYKPADDGSYSLYSSGLDTTPSVITSDGWNYSPTEHNPPLGTTNPMWATGSGALEQNGTYDIMGNVWEWTDTLITNGTVGAVYRGGSAWATADYLASDSSYDSSQDLAQSEGSIVGVRIVAIPEPSSIAMIALMGGGIFAIRRIFMV encoded by the coding sequence ATGAAATATCCTCTGATGTTCGGTGTCGTTGCGCTAGCAACGGCCTTTATGGTTGTTACATCCGACGCCGATGTGTTCGGGAGCGGGGCCAACCAATTCTCAATCGATTTCGTCGATATTGGCTATGCCGGAAACGTTGCCGATGCCACTACGGGGCTCGGGGCGGTGGGGTATGATTTCCGCATCGGTACATACGAGATTACCATCGATCAATTCACTAGGGCCGATGCCGCATCCAGTGGGGCCATTGGCAATGGCAATGAAAACTACTATATTGCCGCTGGTGGCGATGCCCCGGCCAGCGCCATGAGTTGGCAGGAGGCTGCGCGATTCGCCAACTGGCTTACGAGCGGCGATATCAATGTCGGGGTCTATCAGCTTTCGGGAGATACTTTGCAGGGGATCAATCGTTCCTATCGCAACTCAAGCGGCGTAGCCTATATGATGCCTTCCGAGGACGAATGGTTCAAGGCTGCCTACTACAAGCCGGCTGACGACGGTTCTTATTCCCTCTATTCCAGCGGACTCGACACGACTCCGTCCGTTATAACCTCCGATGGGTGGAATTATTCCCCGACGGAGCACAATCCTCCTCTCGGAACGACCAATCCCATGTGGGCCACTGGCTCCGGAGCATTGGAACAGAACGGGACTTACGACATCATGGGTAACGTATGGGAGTGGACGGATACCTTGATTACCAATGGGACGGTTGGTGCGGTATACCGTGGAGGTTCCGCCTGGGCCACGGCCGACTATCTAGCCTCCGATTCCTCCTACGATTCGAGTCAAGATCTCGCCCAAAGCGAGGGTTCGATTGTCGGTGTTCGCATCGTGGCCATTCCGGAACCAAGCAGCATCGCCATGATTGCGCTCATGGGGGGTGGCATCTTCGCCATCCGCCGTATTTTCATGGTCTGA